In Poecilia reticulata strain Guanapo linkage group LG1, Guppy_female_1.0+MT, whole genome shotgun sequence, one genomic interval encodes:
- the lg1h4orf33 gene encoding UPF0462 protein C4orf33 homolog isoform X1 — translation MRVSLRLQLLTVVNILLCCESLHFRKMEFAIQNTWDSNPVDHDPIRISFSDGKSGLRMEVSGPFFNDPESPAGEPGIPFPGLWDYEVVESFFLDSTKENYLEVELCPHGQHLVLLLSGVGNAFYQQLPIDFTTTKLGDRWTGEAVIPWTYFPPNVDKMNSYAIHGSGAARTYEALYPIPKADIVEGQQPNFHRLEYFQNFRLQSIMGEDWVQPESDLWKEKA, via the exons CTCCTATGCTGTGAAAGTTT GCATTTCAGGAAAATGGAGTTTGCGATCCAAAACACATGGGACAGCAACCCTGTTGACCATGACCCCATCAGAATCTCCTTCTCTGATGGGAAATCAGGACTGAGAATGGAAGTGTCTGGTCCATTCTTCAATGACCCAGAATCTCCTGCAGGTGAACCCGGTATCCCGTTCCCTGGACTCTGGGATTACGAAG TCGTGGAGTCCTTCTTCCTTGAcagcacaaaagaaaattacCTGGAGGTGGAGCTTTGCCC ACATGGACAGCACCTTGTACTGCTACTGTCAGGAGTCGGCAATGCATTTTAC CAACAACTTCCAATCGATTTTACTACCACAAAATTAGGGGACAGATGGACTGGTGAGGCTGTAATCCCCTGGACATACTTCCCTCCCAATGTCGACAAGATGAACTCCTATGCTATTCATGGCTCTGGGGCGGCACGTACATATGAGGCTCTCTACCCCATCCCCAAAGCCGACATAGTGGAAGGCCAGCAGCCAAACTT CCATCGCCTGGAGTATTTCCAAAACTTCCGCTTGCAGAGCATTATGGGAGAAGATTGGGTCCAGCCTGAATCGGATCTGTGGAAGGAAAAGGCCTGA
- the lg1h4orf33 gene encoding UPF0462 protein C4orf33 homolog isoform X2, whose protein sequence is MEFAIQNTWDSNPVDHDPIRISFSDGKSGLRMEVSGPFFNDPESPAGEPGIPFPGLWDYEVVESFFLDSTKENYLEVELCPHGQHLVLLLSGVGNAFYQQLPIDFTTTKLGDRWTGEAVIPWTYFPPNVDKMNSYAIHGSGAARTYEALYPIPKADIVEGQQPNFHRLEYFQNFRLQSIMGEDWVQPESDLWKEKA, encoded by the exons ATGGAGTTTGCGATCCAAAACACATGGGACAGCAACCCTGTTGACCATGACCCCATCAGAATCTCCTTCTCTGATGGGAAATCAGGACTGAGAATGGAAGTGTCTGGTCCATTCTTCAATGACCCAGAATCTCCTGCAGGTGAACCCGGTATCCCGTTCCCTGGACTCTGGGATTACGAAG TCGTGGAGTCCTTCTTCCTTGAcagcacaaaagaaaattacCTGGAGGTGGAGCTTTGCCC ACATGGACAGCACCTTGTACTGCTACTGTCAGGAGTCGGCAATGCATTTTAC CAACAACTTCCAATCGATTTTACTACCACAAAATTAGGGGACAGATGGACTGGTGAGGCTGTAATCCCCTGGACATACTTCCCTCCCAATGTCGACAAGATGAACTCCTATGCTATTCATGGCTCTGGGGCGGCACGTACATATGAGGCTCTCTACCCCATCCCCAAAGCCGACATAGTGGAAGGCCAGCAGCCAAACTT CCATCGCCTGGAGTATTTCCAAAACTTCCGCTTGCAGAGCATTATGGGAGAAGATTGGGTCCAGCCTGAATCGGATCTGTGGAAGGAAAAGGCCTGA